In a genomic window of Thiohalomonas denitrificans:
- a CDS encoding GatB/YqeY domain-containing protein: MAENLKQRLQDEMKAAMRSKDKERLTTVRLILAAIKQREVDERIELDDAEVLAVLDKMVKQRNDSITQYRDAGRNELAAKEEAELSVIQEFMPAPLSEAELDALIDQAIADTGAASMKDMGKVMGVLKPKVQGRADMGALSAKVKAKLS, encoded by the coding sequence ATGGCCGAGAACCTGAAACAGCGTCTGCAGGACGAAATGAAGGCCGCGATGCGGTCCAAGGATAAAGAGCGCCTCACGACGGTGCGCCTTATCCTGGCCGCCATCAAGCAGCGTGAAGTCGATGAACGTATCGAGCTTGATGACGCCGAGGTCCTGGCCGTACTGGACAAGATGGTCAAGCAGCGTAACGATTCCATCACTCAGTACCGGGATGCCGGACGCAACGAGCTGGCTGCCAAAGAAGAGGCGGAGCTCTCGGTCATTCAGGAATTCATGCCGGCGCCGCTGTCGGAGGCGGAGCTCGATGCCCTGATCGATCAGGCCATCGCCGACACCGGTGCCGCGTCCATGAAGGACATGGGCAAGGTGATGGGCGTCCTGAAACCAAAAGTGCAGGGGCGCGCCGACATGGGCGCACTCAGCGCCAAGGTCAAGGCCAAGCTTTCCTAG
- the rpsU gene encoding 30S ribosomal protein S21 yields the protein MPSVRVRENEPFDVALRRFKRSCEKAGVLSEVRRRQAYEKPTAIRKRKKAAAVKRQQKKLSREQSRMKRLY from the coding sequence ATGCCTTCCGTACGTGTAAGAGAGAACGAGCCGTTCGACGTGGCGCTGCGTCGCTTCAAGCGTAGCTGCGAAAAGGCCGGCGTCCTGTCCGAAGTGCGCCGCCGTCAGGCTTATGAAAAGCCGACCGCAATCCGTAAACGCAAGAAAGCCGCTGCCGTCAAACGCCAGCAGAAGAAGCTGTCGCGCGAACAGTCTCGCATGAAGCGCCTGTACTGA
- the tsaD gene encoding tRNA (adenosine(37)-N6)-threonylcarbamoyltransferase complex transferase subunit TsaD, protein MRILGIETSCDETGVALYDTEQGLLGHVLHSQVPMHAEYGGVVPELASRDHVRKVLPLTRKLLADTGATLDSIDGVAYTAGPGLVGALLVGAAVGRSLAFALGVPAVAINHMEGHLLAPMLESDPPEFPFVALLVSGGHTQLVQVEGVGRYEMLGQSLDDAAGEAFDKTAKLIGLGYPGGPALARAAERGDVSRFRFPRPMTDRPGLDFSFSGLKTFALNTIHQHPNAGADVAAAFQLAVVETLAIKCRRALQQTGLTRLVVAGGVSANVHLRERLDRLAEEQGGRVYYPRPELCTDNGAMIAYAGALRLQAGQHEPLSFTARPRWPMDELAPV, encoded by the coding sequence ATGCGTATATTGGGAATCGAGACCTCCTGCGACGAGACCGGCGTCGCCCTTTACGACACCGAACAGGGCCTGCTCGGACACGTCCTCCACAGCCAGGTGCCGATGCATGCCGAATACGGCGGCGTGGTGCCGGAATTGGCCTCCCGCGACCATGTGCGCAAGGTCCTGCCACTGACGCGCAAGCTTCTGGCCGACACCGGCGCAACCCTCGATAGCATCGACGGTGTGGCCTATACCGCCGGGCCTGGCCTGGTTGGTGCGCTACTGGTCGGGGCGGCGGTAGGGCGTAGCCTGGCCTTTGCCCTTGGCGTTCCGGCGGTGGCCATCAATCATATGGAGGGGCACCTGCTGGCCCCCATGCTGGAGAGTGATCCGCCCGAATTCCCCTTCGTGGCGCTGCTGGTGTCGGGCGGACACACCCAGCTGGTACAGGTCGAGGGTGTCGGCCGCTACGAAATGCTGGGCCAGTCCCTGGATGATGCCGCCGGTGAGGCCTTCGACAAGACCGCCAAGCTGATCGGACTGGGTTATCCGGGCGGCCCGGCCCTGGCCCGTGCGGCGGAGAGAGGCGATGTTTCGCGCTTTCGCTTTCCCCGCCCGATGACCGATCGGCCGGGGCTCGACTTCAGTTTTTCCGGGCTGAAGACCTTTGCGCTGAACACCATCCACCAGCACCCGAACGCCGGAGCCGACGTGGCGGCAGCCTTCCAACTGGCCGTGGTGGAGACGCTCGCCATCAAATGCCGACGTGCGCTGCAACAGACCGGCCTGACGCGGCTGGTGGTCGCCGGCGGGGTCAGTGCCAACGTCCACCTGCGAGAGCGCCTCGATCGTCTGGCGGAAGAGCAGGGAGGTCGCGTCTACTATCCGAGACCGGAACTGTGTACGGATAACGGTGCCATGATCGCCTACGCCGGTGCCCTGCGGCTGCAGGCCGGCCAGCACGAACCGCTCTCCTTCACTGCCCGCCCGCGCTGGCCGATGGATGAACTCGCCCCCGTCTGA
- a CDS encoding nucleotidyltransferase family protein, producing the protein MTEELKPIGLLLAAGAGTRFGGRKLLAPLSDGTPLGIAAARHLRAAVADCIVVVGPAERTLTPLFRAEGLRVVECPDAAQGMGHSLACGVAASRFASGWIVALADMPWIAPDTIRTVAATLSAGAPLAAPIHHGRRGHPVGIAAEFRQELQQMSGDAGARHLLRRESARLVTIPCDDPGVLRDVDSPADLPSLSRPS; encoded by the coding sequence ATGACGGAAGAACTGAAGCCGATCGGCCTTCTGCTGGCTGCAGGCGCCGGCACCCGCTTCGGTGGGCGAAAGCTGCTGGCGCCGCTTTCGGACGGTACTCCTCTGGGTATCGCCGCCGCCCGTCATCTGCGCGCTGCCGTCGCCGACTGCATCGTTGTGGTGGGTCCTGCGGAGCGAACGCTAACTCCGCTGTTCAGGGCCGAAGGTCTTCGGGTGGTGGAGTGTCCCGACGCAGCGCAGGGTATGGGCCACAGCCTGGCCTGCGGCGTTGCGGCAAGCCGCTTCGCCTCCGGCTGGATTGTCGCGCTGGCCGATATGCCCTGGATCGCACCAGACACCATCCGTACGGTGGCCGCTACACTGTCAGCCGGGGCCCCGCTGGCGGCGCCGATCCACCACGGGCGCCGCGGCCACCCGGTGGGGATCGCTGCCGAATTCCGGCAAGAGCTGCAACAGATGAGCGGCGACGCCGGCGCCCGCCACCTGCTCCGGCGCGAGTCGGCACGGCTGGTGACGATTCCCTGTGATGATCCGGGTGTGCTTCGCGATGTCGACAGCCCGGCCGATCTCCCGTCGTTATCGCGCCCCTCGTGA
- a CDS encoding XdhC family protein, translating into MNVGGDQEVLERAAAWLEAGTSVWLVTVAATWGSSPRPPGSLMALTEGGLSVGSVSGGCLEADLTQRLGKPEGTPQRLQYGVSSEEAHRFGLPCGGRVEVIAEPLQDAAAIIPALAACCERRRVYRQLDLRSGVVTWRPAERESVPLSVGEARLGKLFGPTWRLLIIGDGQLSRRVAEMAAALDYEVIICDPRVEAPEEWDCAAARLETRMPDDTVLALADDPRSAVVALTHDPKLDDMALMEALGCKAFYVGALGSRRNSAGRRERLAELGLTTRQLNRLSGPIGLPLGGRSPAEIAVSIVAELTAVKYGVSLGQRPDTLLSTHSADTHRRGVEV; encoded by the coding sequence GTGAACGTCGGCGGGGACCAGGAGGTGCTGGAGCGGGCCGCCGCCTGGCTCGAAGCCGGGACGTCCGTGTGGCTGGTAACGGTTGCCGCCACCTGGGGCTCTTCGCCGCGTCCACCCGGCTCGCTTATGGCGCTGACCGAGGGCGGCCTGTCGGTCGGCTCGGTCTCCGGTGGCTGCCTGGAGGCGGACCTGACGCAACGCCTCGGCAAACCCGAGGGAACGCCGCAGCGACTGCAGTATGGCGTCAGTTCCGAAGAGGCGCATCGTTTTGGTCTGCCGTGCGGCGGGCGGGTGGAAGTCATCGCCGAGCCGCTGCAGGATGCAGCCGCCATCATTCCGGCACTTGCGGCTTGCTGCGAGCGGCGGCGTGTCTACCGTCAACTCGATCTGCGAAGCGGCGTTGTCACCTGGAGGCCCGCGGAGCGTGAATCCGTCCCGCTGAGCGTCGGTGAGGCGCGGCTCGGCAAGCTGTTCGGCCCCACCTGGCGGCTGCTGATCATCGGTGACGGTCAGTTGTCACGGCGCGTCGCCGAAATGGCGGCGGCTCTCGACTATGAGGTCATCATTTGCGACCCGCGGGTGGAGGCACCGGAAGAGTGGGACTGTGCTGCCGCCCGTCTGGAAACCCGGATGCCCGACGACACGGTCCTGGCCCTGGCCGATGATCCCCGGAGCGCTGTTGTAGCGCTGACGCATGATCCGAAGCTCGACGACATGGCGCTGATGGAGGCGCTTGGCTGCAAGGCGTTTTACGTCGGCGCACTGGGTTCGCGGCGCAACAGTGCCGGGCGCCGCGAACGGCTCGCCGAACTGGGGCTCACGACCCGGCAGCTGAATCGCTTGAGCGGACCGATCGGCCTGCCTTTGGGAGGACGGTCGCCCGCCGAGATCGCGGTGTCCATCGTCGCCGAACTGACCGCCGTGAAGTACGGGGTTTCTCTCGGCCAACGGCCGGATACGCTTCTCTCCACCCATAGTGCCGACACTCACCGCAGAGGTGTTGAGGTCTAA
- a CDS encoding xanthine dehydrogenase family protein molybdopterin-binding subunit, producing MRITRRHFLTASIAATGGILIGCDLNGTPTVQGATNGIEFVPNAWVRIDPDGRITAIVGSSEMGQGVMTAIPMLLAEELEAEWSSIRAEFAPADKAYTNPVIGQQLTGGSAAVRGFWQPVREAGAAARMMLITAAAERWGVDESTCNAEKGEVVHPDSGRRAGYGELAEAAARLPVPESVFLKEPDEFRILGTSRARLDTPQKVDGSAIFAQDFYKPGMLTASVVRCPVFGGKVGKLDASAASAIPGVKEVVNLGDRVAVLAEGFWPAWQGRDALEIVWDEGDNSGLSSKSISRRFREALDEGESLRSEGDPEAAFERAEQVIEATYEVPYLAHACMEPMSCAAEVREDGCDVWVGTQAQTRTRETASRIAGGLLSRVPGLRQDSVRVHTLFLGGGFGRRSEQDFVADAVELSKRVGRPVKVIWTREDDIRHDYYRPATYNRLRVALDGGGLPAAWSHHSAGPSHGAASNMGGARNLPYSISNLEITYASVDVGVPVGYWRSVGSSQNTYITECFFDEAAAAAGRDAYELRRELLTEHPRHLRVLETAAEKAGWGKSLPNGRAQGIAVVESFGSFVAQVAEVSVKDNKPQVHRVVCVIDCGQTVNPNTIEAQMESGILYGLTAALKGEITLENGRVQQSNFHDYEMLRIDEMPEVEVHIIDSDEAPGGVGEPGTPPIAPAVVNALFALTGKPIRRLPIRL from the coding sequence ATGAGGATCACCCGTCGCCACTTTCTCACCGCATCGATCGCCGCTACCGGCGGGATCCTGATCGGCTGCGACCTGAACGGTACTCCTACTGTCCAGGGTGCTACCAATGGAATCGAGTTCGTGCCCAACGCGTGGGTGCGCATCGATCCCGACGGCCGGATCACCGCCATCGTCGGCAGTTCCGAAATGGGGCAGGGGGTGATGACCGCCATTCCCATGCTGCTGGCAGAGGAGCTGGAGGCCGAATGGTCGTCCATTCGTGCCGAATTCGCCCCTGCCGACAAGGCCTACACCAACCCTGTCATCGGACAACAACTCACCGGCGGCAGTGCCGCCGTGCGCGGCTTCTGGCAGCCCGTGCGCGAGGCCGGCGCGGCAGCGCGCATGATGTTGATCACCGCCGCCGCCGAGCGCTGGGGTGTGGATGAGTCCACCTGTAACGCCGAAAAGGGCGAGGTGGTGCACCCGGATAGCGGTCGTCGTGCCGGTTACGGGGAATTGGCCGAGGCCGCCGCCCGTTTGCCGGTGCCGGAATCGGTGTTCCTCAAGGAGCCGGACGAGTTCCGTATCCTCGGCACCTCCCGTGCGCGCCTCGATACGCCGCAGAAGGTCGATGGCAGCGCCATCTTCGCACAGGATTTTTACAAGCCGGGAATGCTCACCGCCAGTGTGGTGCGTTGCCCGGTGTTCGGCGGAAAGGTGGGCAAGCTGGACGCCTCCGCGGCCAGCGCAATCCCCGGCGTTAAGGAGGTGGTGAATCTCGGCGATCGGGTTGCGGTCCTGGCCGAGGGCTTCTGGCCCGCCTGGCAGGGGCGCGATGCGTTGGAGATCGTCTGGGACGAGGGGGACAACTCCGGCCTCTCCAGCAAAAGCATCAGCCGCCGTTTCCGGGAGGCGCTGGATGAGGGGGAGAGCCTGCGCAGCGAAGGCGATCCGGAGGCGGCGTTCGAACGGGCCGAGCAGGTGATCGAAGCGACCTATGAGGTTCCCTATCTGGCCCACGCCTGCATGGAGCCCATGAGCTGTGCCGCCGAGGTGCGGGAGGATGGCTGCGATGTCTGGGTGGGCACCCAGGCGCAAACCCGTACCCGGGAAACCGCCAGCCGGATAGCCGGTGGCCTCCTCTCCCGCGTCCCCGGACTACGTCAGGACAGCGTGCGGGTTCATACCCTCTTCCTGGGTGGTGGCTTCGGGCGCCGCTCGGAGCAGGACTTTGTGGCCGATGCTGTGGAGTTGTCGAAGCGGGTAGGCCGCCCGGTCAAGGTGATCTGGACCCGTGAAGATGACATCCGGCACGACTACTACCGGCCAGCCACCTACAACCGCCTCAGGGTTGCGTTGGACGGTGGCGGCCTGCCCGCGGCATGGAGCCATCACAGTGCCGGTCCCTCCCACGGTGCAGCCTCTAACATGGGAGGCGCCAGGAATCTGCCCTACAGCATTTCCAATCTGGAAATCACCTACGCCTCGGTCGATGTGGGTGTGCCGGTGGGGTATTGGCGTTCGGTGGGTAGTTCCCAGAATACCTACATCACCGAATGCTTTTTCGACGAGGCGGCCGCAGCGGCGGGGCGCGATGCCTACGAGCTGCGCCGTGAATTGCTGACGGAGCATCCTCGCCACTTGCGTGTCCTGGAAACAGCGGCGGAAAAGGCGGGCTGGGGCAAATCACTACCGAACGGCCGGGCCCAAGGCATTGCCGTGGTGGAGTCTTTCGGTTCGTTCGTGGCCCAGGTGGCCGAGGTCTCGGTGAAAGACAACAAGCCGCAAGTGCATCGGGTGGTCTGTGTGATCGACTGCGGCCAGACCGTAAACCCCAACACCATCGAGGCGCAGATGGAGAGCGGTATCCTCTACGGGCTGACCGCTGCGCTCAAGGGGGAAATCACCCTTGAGAACGGCCGCGTGCAGCAGAGCAATTTCCACGACTACGAGATGCTGCGCATCGACGAGATGCCGGAGGTGGAAGTACACATTATCGATTCCGATGAGGCCCCGGGCGGTGTCGGCGAACCGGGAACCCCGCCTATAGCCCCGGCGGTCGTCAATGCCCTGTTCGCACTCACCGGCAAGCCGATTCGCCGGCTCCCCATCCGGCTGTGA
- a CDS encoding (2Fe-2S)-binding protein translates to MITITVNGREQQIDVDPQTPLLWVLRDNLELTGTKYACGIAQCGACTVHLDGEPIRSCVTPVESVDGHSVTTIEGLSGDASHPVQAAWVEEDVPQCGFCQSGQIMAAAALLEENPTPSDGDIDRAMSGIVCRCGTYSRIRRAIKRAASAGEA, encoded by the coding sequence ATGATCACCATTACCGTGAATGGGCGCGAGCAGCAAATCGATGTCGATCCACAGACGCCGCTCCTGTGGGTACTACGCGACAACCTGGAACTTACCGGCACCAAGTACGCTTGCGGCATCGCCCAGTGTGGCGCCTGTACGGTTCACCTGGATGGCGAGCCAATCCGTTCCTGTGTCACCCCGGTCGAGTCCGTGGACGGACATTCGGTGACCACCATCGAGGGGCTCTCCGGCGATGCCTCCCACCCGGTGCAGGCGGCCTGGGTGGAGGAAGATGTCCCTCAGTGCGGCTTCTGCCAGTCGGGGCAGATCATGGCCGCAGCCGCCCTGCTGGAGGAAAATCCGACTCCCTCGGATGGGGATATTGATCGGGCGATGTCGGGCATTGTCTGTCGCTGCGGCACCTATAGCCGCATTCGTCGCGCCATCAAGCGGGCCGCTTCGGCCGGGGAGGCGTGA
- a CDS encoding Slp family lipoprotein produces MTRLLLFLTVLTLGACATQVPEPIQTAPAGNPPVAEVRSNPERFEGSRVRWGGTIANVQNRANETLIQIVARDLTDAGKPKYEDRSSGRFMARIDGFVDPAVYAQGRRLTVTGEIVGSLVEPVGEYDYRFPVIEVEASYLWPRETESVRRPYYYDPFWDPFWYDPWYHPYRPFGYRPYYW; encoded by the coding sequence ATGACAAGGCTTTTACTCTTTTTGACCGTATTGACACTCGGCGCCTGCGCGACCCAGGTGCCGGAGCCCATCCAGACCGCACCGGCCGGTAACCCCCCGGTTGCGGAAGTTCGGAGCAATCCGGAGCGCTTCGAGGGCAGCCGGGTACGCTGGGGCGGCACCATCGCCAACGTACAGAACCGGGCCAATGAAACCCTGATCCAGATCGTCGCACGGGATCTGACCGATGCAGGGAAACCGAAATACGAGGATCGCAGCAGCGGCCGCTTTATGGCCCGCATCGACGGCTTCGTGGATCCGGCGGTCTACGCCCAGGGGCGGCGCCTGACGGTCACCGGGGAGATTGTCGGTTCCCTTGTGGAGCCGGTGGGGGAGTACGATTACCGCTTCCCGGTAATTGAAGTCGAGGCCTCCTATTTGTGGCCGCGGGAAACCGAAAGCGTCCGCCGCCCGTATTACTACGATCCCTTCTGGGATCCGTTCTGGTATGACCCGTGGTACCACCCATACCGGCCCTTCGGATACCGGCCGTACTACTGGTGA
- a CDS encoding Slp family lipoprotein, with translation MMKKLVLLIPVLLLFACATGPELDTAGAQTSLTPGEAVQEFNAFRGEKVVWGGQIVGGTNLDEATRLEILAYPLDSSNRPDTGRQPIGRFLVRQTGYLELSDYAPGRAITVVGVLTDTREGRVGQALYRYPVVHPSQMHLWQPEARGRSGPSVHFGIGVILGN, from the coding sequence ATGATGAAGAAACTCGTGTTGCTGATCCCGGTCCTGCTGCTGTTCGCCTGTGCAACGGGGCCTGAACTCGATACGGCCGGCGCACAGACGAGCCTGACGCCTGGCGAAGCGGTTCAGGAGTTCAATGCCTTCAGAGGCGAGAAAGTGGTATGGGGCGGTCAGATCGTCGGCGGTACCAATCTCGATGAGGCTACGCGGCTGGAGATCCTGGCCTATCCCCTGGACTCCAGTAACCGACCCGACACCGGGCGCCAACCGATCGGGCGTTTTTTGGTACGCCAGACCGGCTACCTGGAACTCTCTGATTACGCACCTGGCCGGGCGATAACGGTGGTGGGCGTGTTGACCGACACCCGCGAAGGACGTGTCGGTCAGGCGCTCTACCGTTATCCGGTTGTACACCCATCGCAAATGCATCTGTGGCAGCCGGAAGCGAGGGGCAGATCCGGACCTTCGGTACACTTCGGCATCGGGGTGATCCTAGGAAACTGA
- a CDS encoding RT0821/Lpp0805 family surface protein → MIRISIFTVIAAVFLLVACAQDPTRETIGTGAGAVLGGVIGSEVGDGTAGTVVGGVLGAVLGREVGRRLDARDEEQAVQALENNEPVSWSDRETGEQYKVNPTDTFERDGRMCRRYTTTVSIEGEPQTASGTACKRDDGTWEVVG, encoded by the coding sequence ATGATTCGAATTTCGATTTTCACGGTGATAGCCGCTGTCTTTCTCCTGGTCGCCTGCGCCCAGGACCCGACCAGGGAAACGATTGGCACTGGCGCCGGTGCCGTACTCGGCGGCGTTATTGGTAGTGAAGTCGGCGATGGGACTGCCGGCACCGTGGTGGGTGGTGTTCTCGGCGCGGTACTCGGCCGGGAAGTCGGTCGACGCCTGGACGCCCGGGATGAAGAGCAAGCGGTACAGGCACTGGAAAACAACGAGCCGGTCTCCTGGAGCGACCGCGAAACCGGGGAACAGTACAAGGTCAATCCGACCGATACTTTCGAGCGCGACGGTCGGATGTGCCGTCGATACACCACCACCGTCAGTATCGAGGGTGAACCGCAGACGGCTAGCGGAACGGCCTGCAAGCGGGACGACGGCACCTGGGAAGTTGTCGGTTAA
- a CDS encoding cryptochrome/photolyase family protein has protein sequence MSMGVFWFRRDLRLADNPLLAKAANECDRLLPLYIDDPGEGTEWAEGAASRWWLQHSLASLNRELNRRGTRLSVRRGRPSEVLPKLVQTLGAERVYWNCRYEPQALVAERNTLAALRLLGCRGESGRASLLTIPESSGKPDGTPYRVFTAFWRARQRAGLDLDVRPAPARLPPPPHLPDEVIDLPLPGQWSDKFSAHWEPGERPAERRLQQFIEDGLGVYPGCRDFPARAGTSRLSPHLHFGEIGPRQIVAAVQAWAAESGQESAAESFLRQLGWREFAHHLLYHFPETPNRPLDLRFERFRWASDYGKSLTAWRRAETGFPIIDAGLRELWETGWMHNRVRLITASFLTKNLLVPWQEGAHWFWDTLLDADLANNTLGWQWVAGCGADAAPWFRIFNPVVQAERFDPQGDYVRRWLPALRRLEGKKAHQPWKSDCSRTNYPPPMVDLKTTRERALLRFRKLPKRGTRN, from the coding sequence ATGAGCATGGGCGTTTTCTGGTTTCGGCGCGATCTGCGTCTGGCGGACAACCCTCTGTTGGCAAAGGCAGCTAACGAATGCGACCGACTGCTGCCGCTGTATATCGATGACCCGGGAGAAGGGACGGAATGGGCGGAAGGTGCGGCCTCACGATGGTGGCTGCAACACAGCCTGGCGAGCCTCAATCGTGAGCTGAACCGGCGTGGGACGCGGCTGAGTGTTCGCCGTGGGCGGCCAAGCGAGGTCCTTCCCAAACTGGTGCAGACCCTGGGCGCTGAACGGGTTTACTGGAACTGTCGCTACGAACCGCAGGCACTGGTTGCGGAACGCAATACCCTGGCGGCACTGCGGCTGCTTGGCTGCCGGGGGGAATCAGGACGAGCAAGTCTGCTGACGATCCCCGAGTCATCAGGCAAACCCGACGGAACGCCCTACCGGGTTTTCACCGCCTTTTGGCGAGCTCGACAAAGGGCGGGTCTCGATCTCGATGTCCGACCCGCTCCCGCCCGTCTGCCGCCGCCACCCCATCTGCCGGACGAAGTCATCGACCTGCCGTTGCCCGGCCAATGGTCGGACAAGTTTTCGGCCCATTGGGAGCCCGGAGAGAGGCCCGCTGAACGCCGACTACAGCAGTTCATCGAAGATGGACTCGGGGTGTATCCCGGCTGCCGCGATTTCCCCGCACGGGCGGGTACATCCCGCTTGTCACCTCACCTGCACTTTGGCGAGATCGGGCCCCGGCAGATTGTGGCGGCCGTTCAAGCGTGGGCAGCAGAGAGCGGCCAGGAATCCGCAGCGGAGAGCTTCCTGCGTCAACTGGGTTGGCGTGAGTTCGCCCATCACCTGCTGTATCACTTCCCGGAGACGCCGAATCGTCCTCTGGACTTGCGCTTCGAACGATTCCGATGGGCGTCCGACTATGGGAAGTCACTGACCGCCTGGCGACGAGCCGAAACCGGTTTTCCCATCATCGACGCCGGTCTGCGGGAACTCTGGGAAACCGGCTGGATGCACAACCGGGTACGATTGATTACGGCGTCCTTTCTGACCAAAAACCTCCTGGTTCCCTGGCAGGAAGGAGCCCACTGGTTCTGGGACACACTGCTGGATGCGGATCTTGCCAACAACACCCTGGGCTGGCAGTGGGTCGCCGGCTGTGGTGCCGATGCCGCGCCCTGGTTTCGCATCTTCAATCCGGTAGTCCAGGCAGAACGATTTGATCCGCAGGGCGATTATGTGCGGCGCTGGCTGCCCGCGCTGCGCAGGCTGGAGGGCAAAAAGGCCCATCAGCCCTGGAAAAGCGACTGCTCCCGGACTAACTACCCTCCACCTATGGTCGACCTCAAAACCACCCGTGAACGGGCCTTGCTGCGGTTTCGCAAACTCCCGAAACGGGGTACACGGAATTGA
- a CDS encoding GYD domain-containing protein, with translation MQTYVMMTRLNHSVLDAPENLENLEHQVKERIQESLGADGLEWVASYAVGGPYDYMDVFRAADNDAAIKVSTIVRTFGHAQSEIWPAADWGHFKEMTRDLPGGHA, from the coding sequence ATGCAGACCTACGTGATGATGACGCGGCTCAACCACAGCGTTCTCGATGCCCCGGAAAACCTGGAAAACCTCGAACACCAGGTCAAGGAACGCATCCAGGAATCACTCGGCGCGGATGGACTCGAATGGGTGGCCAGCTACGCGGTTGGCGGCCCTTACGACTACATGGATGTGTTCCGGGCAGCAGACAATGATGCGGCTATCAAGGTATCGACCATCGTACGCACCTTCGGCCACGCCCAGAGCGAGATCTGGCCTGCCGCCGATTGGGGACACTTCAAGGAAATGACGCGCGACCTGCCCGGCGGCCACGCGTAG
- a CDS encoding ATP-grasp domain-containing protein, with protein sequence MEKNIFVIGLDDFHLQHIRQVRHVEDYTFHCLLTSEEAISIERYPFDQMLQEAESRLKGFPGSVDAIIEHWDFPSSTLLPILSGRFGLRSPSLEAILKCEHKYWSRLLQQQVLPNLTPRFCAVDPFDDHALEKIDLPFPFWLKPIKSFSSHLGFRIDDENDFRHAIERTRQGIRRVGDAFNDVLKYAELPPEIAEVDGNHCIAEAIASGLQCGVEGYSFRGEPKVHGLIDTVKDAHRWSFTRYEYPSVWPEHVQQRIIEASRHLMAHIGYDNGAWCVEFFWHEDTDELAIVEINPRISQSHSDQFIKVEGASNHQVVIDVALGREPEFCMNAGKYRTAAKFLLRKYNDTVVTRVPDKEEIDAVQSAVEDSLVVLQVQEGMSLSELRNQDSYSFEIANIYLGAQSQRELVDKYRTLAQKLHFEFADGMPVEDIQFEWVKY encoded by the coding sequence ATGGAGAAGAACATCTTCGTTATCGGACTCGATGATTTTCACCTGCAACATATCCGTCAGGTCCGCCACGTCGAGGATTACACGTTCCACTGTCTGCTCACCAGTGAGGAAGCCATTTCGATAGAGCGATACCCCTTCGATCAGATGCTGCAGGAGGCGGAATCACGGCTGAAGGGGTTTCCCGGCAGCGTCGACGCCATTATCGAACACTGGGACTTCCCCTCCAGCACTCTGCTGCCGATCCTGTCCGGGCGTTTCGGTCTGCGTTCGCCCTCGCTGGAAGCGATCCTCAAGTGCGAACACAAATACTGGTCGAGGCTGCTGCAGCAGCAGGTGCTTCCGAATCTGACACCGCGCTTTTGCGCGGTCGATCCCTTCGATGACCACGCGCTGGAAAAAATTGACCTTCCCTTTCCGTTCTGGCTCAAGCCGATCAAGTCATTTTCGTCCCACCTGGGGTTCCGCATCGACGACGAGAATGATTTCCGGCATGCCATCGAACGGACGCGCCAGGGGATCCGTCGCGTCGGTGATGCGTTCAATGACGTACTGAAGTATGCCGAACTACCTCCGGAGATCGCCGAAGTGGATGGTAATCACTGCATCGCCGAGGCGATCGCCTCCGGACTGCAGTGTGGAGTGGAAGGCTACAGCTTTCGCGGTGAGCCCAAGGTCCACGGCCTCATCGATACCGTCAAGGATGCACACCGCTGGAGTTTCACCCGCTATGAGTATCCTTCGGTCTGGCCGGAGCATGTCCAGCAACGGATTATCGAAGCCTCCAGGCACCTGATGGCCCACATCGGTTACGACAACGGTGCGTGGTGCGTGGAGTTCTTCTGGCACGAGGATACGGATGAACTGGCGATCGTCGAGATCAACCCGCGCATTTCACAGTCTCACTCGGACCAGTTCATCAAGGTGGAGGGGGCCTCCAACCATCAGGTAGTGATCGATGTTGCGCTGGGCCGGGAACCGGAGTTCTGTATGAATGCCGGAAAATACCGAACGGCTGCCAAGTTCTTGCTGCGCAAATACAACGATACCGTGGTCACTCGCGTTCCCGACAAAGAGGAGATCGACGCCGTGCAGTCGGCCGTCGAAGATAGCCTGGTCGTTCTGCAGGTGCAGGAGGGAATGTCACTGTCGGAGCTTCGGAACCAGGACAGTTACAGCTTCGAGATTGCCAACATCTATCTCGGCGCCCAATCTCAGCGCGAGTTGGTCGACAAGTATCGGACGTTAGCGCAGAAACTGCATTTTGAATTCGCCGACGGGATGCCGGTGGAGGATATTCAGTTCGAGTGGGTGAAGTACTGA